The following nucleotide sequence is from Triticum dicoccoides isolate Atlit2015 ecotype Zavitan chromosome 7B, WEW_v2.0, whole genome shotgun sequence.
CTGTCGGGTACGTCACCAGACAGTAACCCTGACGGTCGTCCTGGAACTCGAAGATGAACCGACCAAACGACTGTGGCTTCACCCCCTTGAAGCCGGCTTTGCCCTGGCCCTTCGGCGGTTGGCGAGGACACTGCGATGTCGGGGAAGGAGGCGGTGATGAGGAGAGGCAACGAGGATGCGGCGCGCGGCAGATGTGGCGGACTTTGATTGCAGATGTGCGGCGGATTCTGACTGCGGCATTGAGAATTCTACGGTCCAGCGACCAGAGGGTAGGTGCAGTGAGTGGATCTGGCGGCAGACGGGTTTGACGGTCGCAGATCCAGAGGTGGCAACGGCAGTGGCGGTTGTGGGCGGCTCAGGAGGAAGGCTGCGGGGAGAGGCTACTAGCCGTTTTGGTCTTCTAGCAGCCGTCCGCGTGCTGTATATTTGTCGCATCACAAGGGAGCTCCGCTTTGGTCTCATCCCATCATTGTCGACGCTTCGCATAGGAACGATCGCATCCCGCGAGTAAGCGGTCCGGCCCATTTTAGCATTAAATAAAATTTTTGTTTCGGTTTTGGAAACCTCCTGTAGGTTCCGATCTtggaaaccttctagaaggttaaTTAACTAATTTTTTATGGGTTTTCTAGCATTAtcattttttttgtttctgttacTTTTTTTCCTGTCAAGTATATTGCCCCTTTTCAATTTTTTAAGGAATTGCAAATACgtattgatttttttttaaatattcaTGTTTGTGTTTTTTttcgaaatttcagaaaatgattttTTCCAATTCTTGTTCTAAATTTTTTCCCACTCTCATAATTGTAtataaattttaaaaatatttctGGTTCCAAAAAGTTTCACAATGTCAAAAACAATTCATGCTTTCCAAAAATGGTTCCTGCATTCAAAATGTGTTCAtgaaattcgaaaaatgttcatgtttccaaaAATATGCCCGGGAATTTAAGACAATGCCTATTCTCCAAAAATTGTTCCTGTTCTGGAATCTCATAATTGTCATTTTTTTCCggaatttcataaaatgtttgcGTATTTCTTcaattgttcataatttcaaaacATATTCTTGTTTTTCCGATTTTGTTCATAAATTTCAGAAAAAGTTTGGGTTTCAATTGTTTTCTGAATTTTCAGAAAAATGTGTTTAAAAATATTTCATCGaagtaaaataaaatagaaaaatccGATTTGTTACACTAGCCAGTACGCTACAATGAACTGGGATGATCCAATAAATGGACCGGTACAGTACAAAAACCACTCTACAcagtgcaaaaaaaaaaaactttgcTGTGGTTGCTACTAGGCCGGCCCATAGGGGTGTGCATTGGGCGTCTATTTGCTGCAGTAAAATGCAGCAAATAGAAGGTCTCCTAAGCACAGCAAGAGGTCCTATTCTAGCAAGCTTGTTTCTTCCAGTTGACTGTATTAAATAAAAAATTCACAATTTTGAAAATTGTTTATAGTTAAAAATTCATAAATTTGTGAAGTTCAATTTTCTGAGAAAAGTTTGTGATTTTGAATTTCTTCTTAAATTGGAAAAAGTTCGTGAGTTTGAAAAAAAGTTGGTGAATTTGAATTTTGTTTCATGAAATTGACACAATGTTCAAAATTTGGTTTTTCCGATTTTGAGAAAAGTTCACAGATTTTAAAAAGTAAAAAGATAAGCGTATAAACCGAACAAAACCTGGTccagaaaaaaacagaaaagacaAAAAAAACTGACCGGAAGCTTCAAAACCGGATGGGAAGCTTCTGGAAGCATCCTAAAACAGGGACGAGCCTCCCTCGTACGTCCCTTTACATGGGCCGGCTCAACTGGTTCGCTAGTGTGCGCCGCGTACGGATAGGACATTAACTGCCGCGTTAAGCGCTACATAGGGTTTGCGCCTTCCTGTCCTCTCCGCTAAACCTAGACGACAGCAATCACGGATTCCAAGTCCAAATCGATGGAGGGCGGCTCCAGTGGGTCGTTGTCGAGCGagtcggcggcgccggcgaggaagaggAAGCCGGGTACATGGAGGAGGCTCCCGCGTGTCCCACGCGGCCCGACCCCGGCCATGACGGCCAAGGGTTTAGCGCGGCAGTACCGGCAGATAGCCGACGAGCTGGAGAAGATGGACGACAGCGAGTGCGACACGGAGGAGGCCAGAATCGCCTTCCAGGAACTCAAGAAGCGTCATGTCCGCCTGTACCGCAGCATCGCCGAGGGCTGGCCGGAGCATGTCGTCATCAACCGCAACCCGCAGACCAGCGACGTCGGCCCCTCACTGGACACTTGCCCGTGCTGCTTTGTTTACTCACTAGATTGATAAACAGATGCACATCTCCTTGCATATCACCGCGGTTATAAGTGGCCGCCGTTTGTTCACGCCGGATATGTGTGATgttagaatcttaattggtttatgAATCAGGATCAGGGAAGTACTCCTGAAAAGGATTATTCATCTGTTTACTTCCTTGTTGATGTTCTACTAATAAAAGCCCGAAAATTTTATGTTTTATGTTTTGTGTTTTTCTACCCACTCTGAACACCTATGTATCTATCTGTGCTATCTAGAACGACAAAGGTCATGTGAATTATCTACTTAATGTGATAAAATAAGTGCTAATTAGCTTATTTTCGCCTGCACGGAAGATTACCTGACAGCCGAGGACATGGAAGAACGCTTCACTCATTGTTACTTTCCTATTTGATTGACTCCATGAATATTTGCAATGTATCGGACATAAACAGTGCTCCAGAGCATTGTACTTAGATTGCCAACCAAATGAAGAGGCTGTTAATTTTTAATGTTGTAAATTCATATTTTGCATGGAAGAAAGCTTATACAGTGTGACTTTCCATAGTTCACAGGTTAGGCATTCTTCTACCACTGCAGGTTATAGTATTTTTACAAACAACTTTGCATGTACAAGCTTTTATTATTGACATAATTGCACAATCTTATCTAATAGTATTGACTATCCATGGTGCCTCTAGACTATAGTACACGATGTCAATGACTGTTGACTAGAAATAGTGTATGCATAATGTTAGATAAACGTATAGCTAGCCAAACATCCGTTCAGATGTGTGGTattatctataatacctaaatagttcatccccattaTGCTATTTCttttgacatgcagcctatccacctcagCAGGCCTGCCACATCAACATTTCATTACTCGCTTACAGATGGGTCCGACCACCACAGCAGCCCTGCCACATCAGCTTCTGTTACTGCTTAACCGGGGAACataactatctctctctctctctctgtctccctTGATAGAACCGGCCATCTCCATGTCTTTAACGCTGTTCTTTCCTATCCCCACTTAAATTATTACGCCTCTTCTTCTCCAGTTTGCTCCCCTGGCTCTTCCTTCTCCATTTAATCCCCTCGCCTCGCCTGCCCTCTCCATTGTCGATCCACTTAGAAGAGAGACAGATCTCAAGTGCACTTTGTCTTCCCCAGCACACTTGCCCGCACACTCCACCAAAATCAGACGCAAAAAAGGGAGATCCAATCCAAAGGAAGAAGAATGGTGATGGATCTGACATTACTTGGCTGGGTAGTACACACTGAGGAGGGACGCATCAATTGGCTCCCGTACAGTTCATGCTGGTGATGGACTCTTTTTCCCCACTACTTGCACCAGATCAAGGAAAGAAGCAAGGCCACTTGATATTGTTTCGTTCCACCAAGTCAACTTGATATTGTGGGGAGTAATTTCTCTTCCCCATTAGTTCCTCCTCCCGGGTCGGGTCTTTCCTCATGGGTCGTGGTGAATGCGTGCTATCTCTAAACTCAGTCTCCGGGAAATTAGATGGCCGACAAGCGATGGCTCGATGTGTGGGGAATTGATGACAGTTCTCCATTCTCTATTCTTTTTTTGTATTATTAATGATTAATTTAGACCTTAGTTCGTCTTCAACAGAAAAGTCGGAAACAGTACTGCTTCAGCCTTGATGATGTTTATTGGTATATGGTTGTATTAGTAAGGAGGGGTATCTGAGTATCTCTTCAATCTCTTTAGGTGGAGCATATGAGATTGTCATGTTAGAACTGCACTGTATAGGAGTGCTTGCAGGGGAAAATCACTCGTGTGTAACTGGAATCTCGGTTTGTCTTTGATCGCTTATTCTGTAGGATTCCCTTGGATGAACTATACAGTACACATTAATTCATTTCAGTTATCAATTATTATCACTCTGCTTCATAAGCTATCTAACTGGTATTTGTTTACTTGCCGAATTACTATTTGTATATGTATATTCAGGGAGATGAGGTGTTCTCTTTCTTTTGCAATACTACGAGGATGGCACATTCAGTTCAGATATGCCACTTGGCAGAAACACTTTCTTTACAGTTTTTGTACTAATTTTTGTGATGAAACATATCATGTTTGTTCTCTTATTTTTGGCTGAAAATCAATTACGAAGGATACTACCCAGTTGGTATATGCAACTCCCGTAAAATGCAAGAGAAATGGACTTTTGGTAGTTCTGGTCACTTGGGAGCTTATTTTATTCTAAGGTGAAAAAGGCCCGTCACTTTCTTCTGAATCAAGTATTATATCAGGTTGCTTACCTACATGTTTTGCCCAACACTGGAAACAATAGATTTATGCTTTGTTTCTCTGGAAAAGTTACTATGGATTGGGTTGGATATATATATGGATTGGTAGTGTTGAATCATTATGCAATTCATGACTTGATTTATCTTGCCTGTTTCTTCTACAATAAACATTATCAGGTAAACAGAGTTAATTGATTGTCATTTCATAATCATAAGATCACATTAAAGCGGCAATCAACTCCTTTTAAACTTTTTTTGGATATTTTTATTTGGATGTTACTAAAGAAATGACTACTAAGGTCTGAATGATACGAAAAAGGTAATCTTTTGCAGTATATCATTTGGCCAACACATTACCAATGCACTTATGGACTACATTacccttttttttttgaaatatgatGTAGTTATATCCAagttcaaacaaacatatatcttatATACTCCTTGCATAGTTTCACTATTTCTCACTCTATAAAGCCAAGCATGTAGTGCTAAAAAATCCCCGCAGCAACGCACGGGGTATTCATCTAGTTTGTTATAAGCAATGGACATATTATACCCAGTTACTTTCCTGGATTTAGTTCAGTCTGTACATCTATTCCGCTTTCTGTTCATCGGATTGATGATGTGGCTCTTAGTGGTGGCGATTGTTATACATCCAATTAATCAACTGAAAATACCATTAATCCGCAAGTTGTTGTCGTCATATCAGTAATTTACGCAAGTTTGTCGTTGTCATATCATTAATTTACGCAGTTTCTTGCAACCTTTAACACAATAAAGTTTGTAATGTACACCGTGAAGTGAGGCTTTATTTTCCTTCACCTTCTTTCAGCCTAGGAAGGAAGCAGAGTTTGATCCAGAAAGTTTTGATTTATTTGCCTATATATTTGATGGGGTTGATGGTACATGacctagccgtgatacaagaacaAGACTATTTGATGTAGAACTCAGGCAGAGCATTAGTTGTTTTCTTTCAGTTTTTTTTATGAGGGTGTTTTCTTTCAGTTGATTAATTTGCCATGACAGGATCTCATCTTTCCCATGGTCTCATCCATTTATGCTGCCCCTCATCTCTCCTGATGGGATCTGTAAGGGGGAGAGAGCACTGTGCTGTCGGTAGGGTCTTATGAGATCCTGTCGTGGTTGCCAACATGTCTTTATACTTTTCCTGGAGGCTTCTAAATTCAGGAATCTCATGCCCACTGGCTCACCGCTGCATTAACAATGAATGACTCCTACATCACGGAAGGGATCTTTTTAGTAACGCTGTCAATCTATTGTTGCTAGAATATAACACGTACGGCTCTATCAAGTTTCTAATGTTTGAAATTTGTAATTTCTAAGAATGAGGTGCCTATTTCTTTGTCTTAGATATATTGAGAAACCTCTTCCCGATTGGTAATTTGTATTTTGTCCTTAGTTTCAGCACATATTCTTTTGTGTCTGTAAGATTATTTTAGGGAATTATTCTCAATATTTTGTGTTTGCAAGTTCTATGGTCACCTAGACCTGCATTATTTGCGCGTGAACTCATTAAATTCTGCTCTTTGGTAACGAACAAATATATGTTTAAATTTATGCAAAGTTAATTCCCATTTTTTATGTGTACTTGCTACATTTTCTACCATTCTATTAAAAAATAGACGGGTGCAGCAACGCGCGCCTTCCATGATCTAGTTCTTGGTTAATACTACAGATATTATCAATCAGTTGGATCAGCTTGACCAGATATTTCTGCATTGCACACGCATGAAGATTAAGACATTAAGTCAATTAGGAAATTCCTTAGTTCctaaatcactagtagaaaaacgacctttagtaccggtttgtaaggACCTTTAGTCTTGgttctggaaccggcactaaaAGGTGAGGACTAAAGGTACCCcccttagtcccggttcaacacgaaccaggGCAAAAGGCCCACCAGATGGCAcgagcccgtgcggtggtctgggggacctttagtaccggttggtaacaccaaccgggactaaaggatatttttttgaattttttggaaaaaaatttcatttttttcaaatttcaattttttgaattatttgaccatttagtctctaatcacccctcataacTGCTCAAGTGTAcaccactcattccaaatcatctaactttccggTCGGtcaccatcctctcactactccagcctgagcacgcttaacttccgagttctattccTCCTAGTTTCCAAGTCAGCACTTGTTGTTTTTCTAACaatagtaagctgtcaatcctattaaccctcaggagtttagcttgagtatgaagtcacacatttcattgtttgagtttgaaactattattctaaaatacAATAGTTATTTAGTAAcattaatatttcttgaataagtagtttgaccatagtttgaccaaaattcaaaaatgctaaaataattatttagtaacacgaatatttcttgaataagtagtttgaccatatttaaccaaaattttaaaaaaactgaaatttgaggatatctttttttcctttaagaatttgaggattctaaaaatttgcaaaatggCCTACGGCGGTCGAAATTGGATGCGGATTTCCGTGCtgttttttttgatatattatgcgggtTTTTTCGACATTGTATGCAAAAGATATGGTCATTTTACTTTTTCCTAACACTTTTATGCAAAACATGTCGaaatttatgtttttaaatttccctaactactagatgtagtaacataactacatcttgaagattttaatttttgaagttttatcattttattttgttttttttcaaaacagAAAAAGGCGATACGGTGggaggggtagagtttgaaaattgccctttagtcccggtttgtgacacaGACCGGCACTATAGGTtaacccttttgtcccggtttgtgacacaaatcgggactaaaggggctcgtggggccgcggcctgacgccagcctgccatcacccctttagtaccggttcgtggcacgaaccgatactaaatgttcaacatgaaccgagactaatgcatagccgtttgaatcgggactaatggtaccattagtgctggTTCATttaaaaaccgggactaaagagccgAACATTAGttagtttttctactagtgaatgccTGACACTTATAAGTGAACCATGGAATCATATTCATGCATTGCACACGTGCAAGATGATGATGTAGAAATGGGTGGCTCAAGGACCGTGAACTTGCATCTTATAAATTTTTTGTAGAGGGAGTACCTTTTTCTGTTCCAACCATAGTTCTATTCGCAAAATTGTCCTTTTTTTTATCGAATATCCAATTCTGAGCCTGAGCTCATCTACACCCGATGAACATTAAAACAAAAAATAATgctacaaaaattcaaaaaaatctgattCTTTTGTGCAGAGAGATGACTGAGTGCGTGAGGTGTGTGCCAAATTTCAAAGCATTTGGACATCTGAAGTAGCTCTCAGAAAAAAAATCTGGTTCAAACAGTAATTATTTCACAGACCCCAATTTTTCACGGGCCAGTGCGTTTGGCCCCTAGCATAGAGCCCAATAAGAGAGCCGATGCGCTTAAGACGAGCGCGGCTGGGGACGGCTCCTCTCCGCCGCTAAGGGAAAACCTAGACTATCCCCAATCCCCAATCAAAATCGAGGATCCATCGTCCCCAATCCCGACTCCAAATCGAGGATCCATCGGGATGGATGACGGCCCCAACTGGTCGCTGTCGTCGCAGGTGTCTTCCGCGACGTCCTCACGACCCGTGGACGGCGGGCtggcggcgccggcgaggaagaggAAGCCGGGGACGTGGAGGAGGCTCCCGCGCACCCTGCCGCTGGAAGTGGAGGTCAGGATGAAGCTGGGTTCCATAACGCATGAGGAGCTGAATCGGCAGCACCTGGCGCGCGCCGAGGAGCTGGAGAAGATGGACGACAGCGGGTGCGACACCGAGGAGGCCAAGATCGCCTTCAAGGCGTTCAAGGAGGAGCATGTCCGCTGGTACCGCAAGCTCGCCGAGGGCTGGCCGGAGAATATAGTCATCAACTACAACCCGCAGCCCAGCGACACGGAGTAAGGATACTAATTTTTGACTCGCTCCCTGATCCACCGCTGGTTAATGAACATGCAGTTAAAAGTATATGGATGCAGTAGAAACACGACCATGTCTGGCCAGAGGCGGGCCCAGGAATTGGAGACTGTGTATTCAAATTTTGAAAACCTTTTTTTGAAAGCATGTAGGCTTCCTTTTGGCCCGAACCGATTATAGTAGCATAATGTACTAGTTGCAAAATAAATGTATATTATATTCATTAAAAAATGATAACTTGGAATTGTACAACATATGGAGGTAGTAATTGTGTTCAACAATGCGTGGCAAAATCTAAGATATATAGAGGGTAGAAACATATCAAATGATCAGAAAGCTTACAAATTACAAGATAACTTTGTGATCCTTGATGTTTTGAAAATGATAACTTGCACGAAGAATTCCCTTTAAATGAATGTGACCAAGCAATCATTCAAGTATTCCCTTGCAAATTATGTTGTCTGAACAATTCACGATTGACTGCAAACAAGTCTCTAATTTTACTAGATTTAAATAGAAAGACAAGTGGTCATTTTAATTTGCTTAAACTTGTACGAGTACGTCCGTACTACAGCCTGCTCCCTGCTGGACACTGGATATAGTATGAGAAGAAAATTGTGTCCGGGCCAGCAGTGATGGATGGATTCAGGTCGATTAAGTATCGGTTTGAGAGGAGAGATCCCAAATTCAGAAGTTGCAGGATTAATACATCGATCTGAATAGTAATCATACCTTGAATAGATTAATATGTGTGTTGTGGCTTTGAAATTGGATCGATGCCTGCCGCCAGGTGCAGACTTCAGGGATCAAAATGTGAGAACCAAAGGGAGCGAGGGATGGATTCGTTGCGCCGCCGTGTGCACGTGCGATCGCCGATCAGGCGATGGCAACAGACTTGGCGGCTCGCATGGAAGAGAACTGGGGAACAGAGAAAGGGAGGTGCCTAGGCGGTTCCCTCTCGTGAGTCCTGCTGCGTCTGATCGATGGACCTATTTTTTGGGCGATGATGGATGTGTGCGTGCCGTGCGTACAGCGTGCAGCGATGTGGGCCGATGGGCCAAGTCGTGGTGGCGAGCGGTGGCTAGCCTCCGTTTATGGGGTGAATTGCTTAACTAGCATCCAGTTTAGTTTTTCCTTATACATATACACTGTATATACTACATACCTAGTTCTTTTGCCAAAAATAATGGGTATTCAACTGAATACCCTTGAATTGAGGTGGGCCCGCCCCTGTGTCTGGCAGCGGCAAATTGGTTTGTGCATggcagatatgtgtgatgttagaaTCCAGATTGGTTTTTAATTAGGATCTCAGAGGTACTCCTAAAAAAGATTATTCATTTAGTTTCTTCCTTGTTGTTTCTATACTAATAAAACACCAAGAATTTGCATGTTTTGTGTTCTTCTACCCAGTTTGAACACCTACATATCTATCTATGTTATCTAGAACGACAAGGGGGTCAAGGGCCATGTAAATCATCGATGAAACATGGAGCTACTAAAGAGATGACACAATTTTATCTACCTAATGTGATAAAATAAGAGCTAATTAGCTTATTTCGCATGCAGGGAAGAGTTCCTGACCGCCGAGGACATGGAAGCACGCTTCACTAATCGTAACCCCACTCATGGAGCACAACTAAAACACTTTGCTGGCCTTGCTTTGGCACATTACAATGCCAGAAAGACCGAGGTATATGCCTTGCATGCACAACTTATCAATctaatttattttttttcttttgagaacaCCAATCTGCTATATAATTCTACTCGTTGATGCACTAACAAGATCTTCCTAAAACAATTTTCAACAACCAGCACAAGCTTGACCTTGCAGAAGCCTTGACATCTAACTGCTTTTCTGAGGCGTGTGGGACGACATATGCTCATGTCAACTTCATCGCCATTCCCGGGAAGACTAATAACCCTATGAAGAGGTTGTTCTTCGCTGAGCTCATGCTCATTCCAGAGCTCCAGATGGAGGAGGATACCGAGCCTATGCGTGTACTGCATGTCTCAACTATTGATGATGTTCCCTGTTATGGTATGTTTTCTGAGCAATTTTAGTATGCTCCCTCTTACCTCCTTTTTTGGGAGGTAAGAAGATAATAGTTACTCGGATCCACTACTTAATGAAATCAACGACTCAGATCTATTATCTACTCTTACATCTCATGTGAAAAGGGGAGGTAAGAGGGAGCGTGTTAAAATTTGGCTTTCTGGATTTCTTATTATGTATTCTGGTACTGTACCTAAATATTGGTTGCTAGTTTTGTATTGTCACCACTTGGTAGAGGTATTTTGCAAGTAAAATTGCGCTTTTGGTGGTTTAAGATCCTATCATTAGGTACCAACCCTTACCTGGTGACACAACTAGGGACCAAGAAAATGTTAGTGACTCTAGGTCCTTCGACAATTAATTGGTGCTATGTAAACAATGGTTGATATCTATTTTCTTGGTAGTGCTGCTATATTTGCACCCTTTGCTTCCTAGTCTAGGTCTACTGCATGTGTTGAAGTGATACATGGAGACCACTCCTATTCATGCATAAACCTTGTGATATGTACCGTATACCTTGATTCCGAAAAATAATATGCCTGCTTTACTTTTGTTTGCTTTACAGGTGGATGCCATGAAATACATCGGAAGATCAATCACAGGATGAGGGGCGTCATGGACTACGAGCGATGCCACGCGTGTCACGACATTCTGAAGCATCCAAAAGGAGATATGTTCATTGGAGGGCATAATAGCACGAGGATGCCCTACTACTCTGCAACCTAAAATGTTTAGTGGTACCAGCTTATAGAGGTTAAAATTACCATCATGTGTGATGTTTGCATAACTAAAGTGTAGATGTTTAATATTATTGTTATATTTGGTGTGTGATGGTGTAAATTATTGGCAGGTGTGATGTTCACGTGCCTATTGTTTTATTANNNNNNNNNNNNNNNNNNNNNNNNNNNNNNNNNNNNNNNNNNNNNNNNNNNNNNNNNNNNNNNNNNNNNNNNNNNNNNNNNNNNNNNNNNNNNNNNNNNNNNNNNNNNNNNNNNNNNNNNNNNNNNNNNNNNNNNNNNNNNNNNNNNNNNNNNNNNNNNNNNNNNNNNNNNNNNNNNNNNNNN
It contains:
- the LOC119340698 gene encoding uncharacterized protein LOC119340698, with the translated sequence MDDGPNWSLSSQVSSATSSRPVDGGLAAPARKRKPGTWRRLPRTLPLEVEVRMKLGSITHEELNRQHLARAEELEKMDDSGCDTEEAKIAFKAFKEEHVRWYRKLAEGWPENIVINYNPQPSDTEEEFLTAEDMEARFTNRNPTHGAQLKHFAGLALAHYNARKTEHKLDLAEALTSNCFSEACGTTYAHVNFIAIPGKTNNPMKRLFFAELMLIPELQMEEDTEPMRVLHVSTIDDVPCYGGCHEIHRKINHRMRGVMDYERCHACHDILKHPKGDMFIGGHNSTRMPYYSAT